GGCTTCTTTTTGATGATATAGATGCAGATATTGGTATCAAGCATGTACCTCATTAAAATTCATCCCTTTTTTGTAATTCTGGCTGATTCCTGGTGTTTAGAAAATCTTCAGAAAAGTATTTCAGGCCTAATTCGAGACTTTTCCATGTGCTTTCTTTAGGGATTAAAATAACGATGTCGCCAATTTTTTTTATAAACACTTCAGAATCTTTGAAGCGATACTGTTTTGGTAAGCGGACAGCCTGACTTCTTCCATTTTCAAAGATTTTAGCCACATCCACTTATATCATCTCCTCAAACATGGTATATATCGTAGTATATATCAAAATTAATAGTTTGTCAATTTGCCTTTTATAGGTTTATGCGATTAGGATACGCAATGTGATATAATAAAAAAGGATTTTGGAGTATTGAAGCGAAGGTGAAAAGAGTGTATAGAAAACTGCCGATAGGTATCCAGAGTTTTAAAGTGATGAGGGAAGAACCCTATTATTATGTGGATAAAACCTATTTTGTCAAAAAGCTACTCGACAACGGCAAGTATTATTTTTTATCCCGGCCGAGAAGATTTGGCAAGAGTTTATTTGTCGATACTTTAAAGTGGGCATTTTTGGGCAAAAAGGAATATTTCAAAGGACTGTATTTGGAGAATAACTGGGACTGGGATAAAAAATATCCTGTGATCAGTATTAGCTTCGGCAGTGGAGCTGTTAGAAACCTTGATGAGTTAAAGGCTATTGAAAAAGAGTTACTGGAAAGAAATAGCAGAGAATACGGCGTTCAGTTAGAATTTGAGACGATTACGGGAAGATTCTTTGAGCTGATACAAAAGATATACGAAAAGTATAATGCCCCGGTGGTTGTCCTTGTTGACGAGTACGACAAGCCCCTTTTGGATCGGATAATTGAAAAAGACCTAGCGATGGAGATAAGAGAGGAA
This genomic interval from Caldanaerovirga acetigignens contains the following:
- a CDS encoding AAA family ATPase — encoded protein: MREEPYYYVDKTYFVKKLLDNGKYYFLSRPRRFGKSLFVDTLKWAFLGKKEYFKGLYLENNWDWDKKYPVISISFGSGAVRNLDELKAIEKELLERNSREYGVQLEFETITGRFFELIQKIYEKYNAPVVVLVDEYDKPLLDRIIEKDLAMEIREELKNFYSVIKEADQYLKFVFITGVSKFSKVSLFSG
- the vapB gene encoding type II toxin-antitoxin system antitoxin VapB produces the protein MDVAKIFENGRSQAVRLPKQYRFKDSEVFIKKIGDIVILIPKESTWKSLELGLKYFSEDFLNTRNQPELQKRDEF